From a single Candidatus Hydrogenedentota bacterium genomic region:
- a CDS encoding TIM barrel protein, whose protein sequence is MRLGGPVFGDCSDPRRWVAALKSCGYRAAYCPVDNKADDAAVRAFADAAHAADIVIAEVGAWSNPMSPDEKTAREALAHCQAQLALADRIGARCCVNISGSCGAQWDGPDPRNLTRETFDRIVEVTRAIIDAVNPSRTYYTLETMPWMYPDSAESYVALLKAIDRPRFAVHLDPANLLCSPQRYFGNADLIRECFDKLGPHIRSCHAKDIALAPRLTTHLDEVRPGLGGLDYAVFLRELDKRDADIPLMLEHLQTAEEYIQAAEHIRKTAWSIGTTC, encoded by the coding sequence ATGCGTCTTGGCGGGCCGGTGTTCGGCGATTGTTCGGATCCGCGCCGGTGGGTTGCGGCATTGAAATCGTGCGGATACCGCGCCGCATATTGTCCGGTGGACAACAAGGCGGACGATGCGGCGGTACGGGCATTTGCGGACGCGGCTCACGCGGCGGACATTGTTATTGCCGAGGTGGGCGCGTGGAGCAATCCGATGTCCCCTGACGAAAAAACGGCCCGGGAAGCGTTGGCGCATTGCCAGGCGCAATTGGCGCTGGCGGATCGCATCGGCGCGCGGTGTTGCGTGAACATTTCGGGATCGTGCGGTGCACAATGGGACGGACCCGATCCGAGGAACCTGACGCGGGAGACTTTCGACCGTATTGTCGAGGTAACGCGGGCCATCATTGACGCGGTGAACCCTTCCCGGACATATTACACGCTCGAAACGATGCCGTGGATGTATCCGGATTCGGCGGAGTCGTATGTGGCGTTGCTGAAGGCCATCGATCGTCCGCGTTTCGCGGTCCATCTCGACCCGGCGAATTTGCTTTGCAGCCCGCAACGATATTTCGGGAATGCGGACTTGATTCGCGAGTGTTTTGACAAGTTGGGTCCGCATATCCGCAGTTGCCATGCCAAGGACATTGCGCTGGCGCCGCGGTTGACCACACATCTCGACGAGGTTCGGCCGGGACTGGGCGGGCTTGACTACGCGGTCTTTCTGCGGGAACTGGACAAACGGGATGCGGACATTCCCCTGATGCTCGAACACCTCCAGACGGCCGAAGAATACATCCAGGCGGCGGAACATATACGGAAAACGGCTTGGTCCATCGGGACGACATGTTGA
- a CDS encoding PGPGW domain-containing protein, which translates to MNIPFFRGARKLIILVVGASVIVVGVVMLVVPGPGTVVIPAGLAILATEFIWARRLLKRMKKAAIDAVNSITGANGNPPEEK; encoded by the coding sequence GTGAACATCCCTTTTTTTCGCGGGGCCCGGAAACTCATCATACTCGTCGTGGGCGCCAGCGTCATCGTGGTCGGCGTCGTCATGCTCGTCGTTCCCGGACCGGGAACGGTTGTCATCCCGGCGGGGCTGGCCATCCTCGCGACGGAATTTATCTGGGCCCGGCGGCTGCTCAAACGCATGAAAAAGGCGGCGATTGACGCCGTCAATTCGATTACCGGCGCCAACGGAAACCCGCCGGAAGAGAAATAA
- a CDS encoding TerC family protein yields MIFWLYAGFIAFVLSALAIDLGVFNRKDRDVRTREAFAWCGVWVSLSLLFAIGVYWMYETKWLGMGTAEHMTGRQAAIQFVTAYLIEYSLSIDNMIVFAIVFAFFRVPKHYQHRVLVWGILGALIMRGAMIAAGVTLIKHFEWVSYVFGALLLLTAVKMSFSEGEVHPENNILLRMARRFYPVTSEFHGNRFFTRMNGRGAATPLFLVLLVIESSDVMFAIDSIPAVIAVTREPFLVFTSNVFAILGLRALYFALAGMTDRFRYLKPCLIVLLGFVGAKMIAEPFFHVSTPVSFGIIVAIVGIGIGASMIPRKEAV; encoded by the coding sequence ATGATTTTTTGGCTTTATGCGGGATTTATCGCGTTTGTTCTGAGCGCGCTGGCGATCGATCTCGGCGTGTTCAACCGCAAGGATCGCGACGTGCGCACCCGCGAGGCATTCGCGTGGTGCGGTGTATGGGTGTCGTTGTCGCTGCTGTTCGCCATCGGTGTCTACTGGATGTACGAGACGAAATGGCTCGGCATGGGGACCGCGGAACACATGACGGGACGCCAGGCCGCGATCCAATTCGTTACCGCGTATCTCATCGAGTACTCGCTGAGCATAGACAACATGATCGTGTTCGCGATCGTCTTTGCTTTTTTCCGCGTGCCTAAACACTACCAGCACCGCGTCCTGGTATGGGGCATTCTGGGCGCGTTGATTATGCGCGGCGCCATGATTGCGGCCGGCGTGACACTGATCAAACATTTTGAATGGGTTTCTTATGTATTCGGCGCATTGCTGCTGCTGACCGCGGTGAAAATGTCGTTCTCCGAGGGGGAAGTGCACCCCGAAAATAACATCCTGCTTCGCATGGCGCGGCGGTTCTATCCGGTCACGTCGGAATTCCACGGCAATCGCTTTTTCACGCGCATGAACGGCCGCGGCGCGGCGACGCCGCTTTTCCTGGTGCTGCTTGTCATCGAAAGTTCCGATGTGATGTTCGCCATAGATTCGATTCCGGCGGTGATAGCGGTTACGCGGGAGCCGTTCCTTGTGTTCACGTCGAATGTGTTCGCCATCCTGGGCTTGCGCGCGCTCTACTTCGCGCTGGCGGGCATGACGGATCGTTTCCGATATCTGAAACCGTGTCTGATTGTGCTGCTGGGATTCGTCGGCGCGAAAATGATCGCGGAACCCTTCTTTCACGTCTCGACGCCGGTGTCGTTCGGCATTATCGTCGCGATAGTGGGTATCGGCATCGGCGCCTCGATGATTCCCCGGAAGGAGGCGGTGTGA
- a CDS encoding uroporphyrinogen decarboxylase family protein, translating to MTSRERVLTSLNHREPDCVPIDFSGHRSSGIAAIAYARLRKHLGLPVKTIRVYDPIQQLAIVDDDVLDRFGADTIELGRGFALSDDDWRDWTLPDGTPCQMPAWALPERDGDRWVIRAATGREIAAMPPGALYFEQTYYPYLDRANLDDIPGAMAESMWCAIASPPGPLVAGPDGGKKLAEGARQLRAKTDKAIIGLFGGNLLEMGQFLWRNDRFLMLLAEDPEQVHTFLDRIVEMHLANLERFLGAVGPYIDVILFGDDLGMQSGPQISPDMYREYFKPRHKRMWARAKELANVKVMLHCCGGVRELLPDLIDAGLDAINPVQISCAGMSADGLKRDFGGQMTFWGGGCDTQHILLYGTPDDVRRHTAQQVRTLKPGGGFVFQQVHNILAGVLPENIVAMFDAVRG from the coding sequence ATGACCTCGCGCGAACGTGTCTTAACGTCATTGAACCATCGCGAACCGGATTGCGTGCCGATAGACTTCTCGGGTCATCGGTCGAGCGGGATCGCGGCCATCGCCTATGCGCGACTGCGCAAACACCTTGGGTTGCCCGTGAAGACGATTCGCGTGTACGACCCGATCCAGCAACTGGCCATCGTGGACGACGACGTGCTCGACCGGTTCGGCGCCGACACCATCGAATTGGGCCGCGGTTTTGCCTTGTCGGACGACGACTGGCGCGACTGGACGCTGCCCGACGGCACGCCGTGCCAGATGCCCGCGTGGGCGCTGCCGGAACGCGATGGGGACCGCTGGGTCATCCGCGCGGCAACGGGCCGTGAAATCGCGGCGATGCCGCCGGGCGCGCTGTACTTCGAGCAGACGTACTACCCCTATCTGGACCGTGCCAACCTCGACGACATTCCGGGCGCGATGGCCGAATCCATGTGGTGTGCGATCGCCTCGCCGCCGGGACCGCTCGTAGCCGGGCCGGACGGTGGCAAGAAACTCGCCGAAGGCGCGCGGCAGTTGCGCGCAAAGACAGACAAGGCCATCATCGGCCTGTTCGGCGGCAACCTGCTCGAAATGGGCCAGTTCCTCTGGCGCAACGACCGCTTCCTGATGTTGCTCGCGGAAGACCCCGAACAAGTGCATACCTTCCTCGACCGGATCGTCGAAATGCACCTCGCGAACCTTGAACGATTCCTTGGCGCGGTCGGCCCCTATATTGACGTAATCCTGTTTGGCGACGATCTCGGCATGCAGTCCGGCCCCCAGATTTCACCGGACATGTACCGTGAATACTTCAAGCCGCGCCACAAGCGCATGTGGGCGCGCGCAAAGGAACTCGCGAACGTCAAGGTCATGCTGCACTGTTGCGGCGGCGTGCGGGAACTCCTGCCCGATCTGATCGACGCCGGACTCGATGCGATAAATCCGGTGCAGATTTCGTGCGCGGGCATGAGCGCCGACGGACTCAAGCGCGATTTCGGCGGCCAAATGACCTTCTGGGGCGGGGGCTGCGACACGCAGCACATATTGCTCTACGGCACGCCGGACGATGTGCGCCGCCATACCGCGCAACAAGTCCGAACATTGAAACCGGGCGGCGGGTTCGTCTTCCAGCAAGTCCACAACATCTTGGCGGGCGTGCTGCCGGAGAACATCGTCGCCATGTTCGATGCTGTTCGAGGCTAA
- the dnaE gene encoding DNA polymerase III subunit alpha, with amino-acid sequence MSAGFVHLHVHTDYSVLDGATKIGEMLQRCADFGMHACAITDHGSLFGAVDFYTAAQKAGIKPIIGSELYLARGSRFDKRARSQSESYFHLLLLCENEEGYHNLCQLSTLGYLEGHHYRPRVDEELLTRYNRGLIAMSACLGGEIPHYIQRDEMDKAKAAIEKYIRIYGRENFYIELMDHGMPEERRVNPILVELARKYGLQIVATNDSHYLDKQDAEAHQVLLCIQTQTVLSDENHFKFPTNEFHFCSPDEMREKFAEWPEAVANTEAVAARCNLTIPLGQQLVPKYRPPEGLSKEVYLRQLVALGLSDRYHGNPGPEHVERAEYELGVIEKMQFVDYFLVVWDLINFARGKGIPVGPGRGSGAGSLVAYALRITNLDPIRYNLLFERFLNPDRVSMPDFDLDFCYRRREEVIEYVHQKYGADNVSQIITFGRMLARQAIRNVGRVMGMSYTEVDSIAKLIPDELNIKLKDAMQKEPELKRRVAEEPQIARLWHLATRLEGIIGNCGTHAAGVVICDEPLTNHVALFKAPTGDVVATQAEMKCVEKIGLLKMDLLGLRTLTVIADAVKLIRENHGVNLDMDDIPLDDAKTYELLRSGRTTGVFQLESSGMRDLSKRIGLESIEEICALVALYRPGPMQFIDQYVESKHNASKIVYDHPMLEPILKETYGVMLYQEQVMHIVRALAGFSLGQADIMRRAMGKKDAELMARQRKQFVEGAVANGVDEKLADAVFTKIELFAGYAFNKSHSMAYAFVAYQTAYLKANYPVEFMAALLSSEAGDMDKVALYVEECRQMGFDVLPPDINNSGGDFTVEGSRIRFGLGAIKNVGSAFAETVFKERNTKGVFSDIFDFCCRMGTKGVNRRLIESMNKAGAFVSTGWNRRQVEAVIDAALEEGQIAQRERDAGQTSLFDLMEEAGSAPVIHHKPALDEWPEAEILAFEKETLGLYVSSHPLARHKDVLRRFTTVHIADLPQLREGQEVVVGGIITLAKQHITSRGQKMAFITLDTLEGPCEITVFSDTYEQCAGLLAPDMVVMIPARVNFRNNTAGLIASDVIRIEDAEKRLARVAHIRLRTAGLEESLIERLAKLLGDIPGPCEVQLHCIRPDHSEVIVAANGVCRVAATPALRKKVEDLLGENTLWFSA; translated from the coding sequence GGTCCGAACTGTATCTGGCGCGGGGAAGCCGTTTCGACAAGCGCGCCCGATCCCAAAGCGAGTCCTATTTTCATCTTCTCCTGCTTTGCGAAAACGAGGAGGGATACCACAACCTCTGCCAGTTGAGCACGCTCGGATATCTCGAGGGCCATCATTACCGCCCGCGCGTGGATGAGGAACTGCTGACGCGGTACAACCGCGGCCTGATAGCGATGAGCGCGTGTCTCGGCGGCGAAATACCCCACTACATCCAACGCGATGAAATGGACAAGGCCAAAGCGGCCATCGAAAAATACATTCGTATCTACGGTCGCGAGAATTTCTACATCGAACTGATGGATCACGGCATGCCGGAAGAACGGCGCGTGAATCCGATCCTGGTCGAACTGGCGCGCAAGTATGGATTGCAAATCGTGGCGACAAACGACAGCCACTACCTCGACAAACAGGACGCCGAGGCCCACCAGGTTCTCCTGTGCATCCAAACCCAAACCGTGCTTTCGGATGAAAACCATTTCAAGTTTCCCACGAATGAGTTTCATTTCTGCAGTCCGGACGAGATGCGCGAAAAATTTGCGGAATGGCCGGAGGCGGTCGCCAACACCGAGGCGGTTGCGGCGCGCTGCAATCTCACAATCCCGCTTGGACAGCAACTGGTTCCGAAGTACCGGCCGCCGGAAGGCCTATCGAAGGAGGTCTATCTTCGCCAATTGGTCGCCCTTGGGCTTTCGGACCGTTACCATGGCAATCCGGGGCCCGAACATGTCGAGCGGGCCGAATACGAGTTGGGTGTCATCGAAAAGATGCAATTCGTTGACTACTTCCTCGTCGTCTGGGATTTGATAAATTTTGCGCGCGGCAAAGGCATTCCCGTCGGTCCGGGACGCGGCTCAGGCGCGGGCAGCCTGGTCGCCTATGCGCTGCGCATCACGAATCTCGATCCGATTCGATACAACCTGCTCTTCGAGCGCTTTTTGAATCCCGACCGTGTCTCGATGCCGGATTTCGATCTCGATTTTTGCTACCGCCGCCGTGAGGAAGTCATCGAATACGTCCACCAAAAATATGGGGCGGACAACGTCAGCCAGATCATTACCTTCGGCCGGATGCTCGCGCGGCAGGCCATCCGCAACGTGGGCCGCGTAATGGGCATGTCCTACACGGAAGTGGATTCCATCGCGAAACTGATTCCGGACGAACTCAACATCAAACTCAAGGACGCGATGCAAAAGGAGCCCGAACTCAAGCGGCGCGTCGCCGAGGAACCGCAAATCGCGCGCCTGTGGCATCTGGCGACGCGTCTCGAGGGCATCATCGGCAATTGCGGCACGCATGCCGCGGGCGTGGTCATTTGCGACGAGCCGCTCACCAATCACGTGGCCCTGTTCAAGGCCCCCACCGGGGATGTGGTCGCCACACAGGCCGAAATGAAATGCGTCGAAAAAATCGGCCTGCTCAAGATGGATTTGCTCGGCCTGCGCACGCTGACGGTCATCGCCGACGCCGTCAAGTTGATCCGTGAAAACCACGGCGTCAACCTGGACATGGACGACATTCCACTCGACGACGCAAAGACCTATGAGTTGCTCCGGAGCGGTCGCACGACGGGCGTGTTTCAACTCGAAAGTTCGGGCATGCGCGACTTGTCAAAACGCATCGGTCTCGAAAGCATCGAGGAAATCTGCGCGTTGGTCGCCCTATACCGCCCCGGTCCGATGCAGTTCATAGACCAGTACGTCGAGTCGAAACACAATGCATCCAAAATCGTCTACGACCATCCGATGTTGGAGCCGATTCTGAAAGAAACGTACGGGGTCATGCTGTACCAGGAACAGGTCATGCACATCGTTCGCGCCTTGGCCGGCTTCTCGCTGGGCCAAGCCGACATAATGCGGCGCGCAATGGGCAAGAAAGACGCGGAACTCATGGCCCGGCAGCGAAAGCAGTTTGTCGAGGGCGCCGTGGCCAACGGTGTTGACGAGAAACTTGCCGATGCCGTATTCACGAAGATCGAACTATTTGCCGGATATGCCTTCAACAAGTCGCACAGCATGGCGTATGCATTCGTGGCATACCAGACCGCGTACCTGAAAGCGAACTATCCGGTCGAATTCATGGCGGCGCTGCTGTCCAGCGAAGCCGGCGACATGGACAAGGTCGCCCTGTATGTGGAGGAATGCCGTCAGATGGGCTTCGACGTGCTGCCTCCGGACATCAACAACAGCGGTGGCGATTTCACCGTGGAAGGCAGCCGTATCCGGTTCGGTTTGGGCGCGATCAAGAATGTCGGTTCGGCGTTTGCCGAAACCGTGTTCAAGGAGCGCAACACCAAGGGTGTCTTTTCCGACATCTTCGATTTCTGCTGCCGGATGGGCACAAAAGGCGTCAACCGCCGTCTTATCGAAAGCATGAACAAGGCGGGGGCCTTCGTGAGCACGGGCTGGAATCGCCGACAGGTCGAAGCCGTAATAGACGCGGCGCTCGAAGAAGGACAAATCGCCCAGCGTGAACGCGACGCCGGCCAGACGTCTTTGTTCGACCTTATGGAAGAGGCCGGATCCGCCCCGGTGATTCATCACAAACCGGCGCTCGACGAATGGCCCGAGGCGGAAATTCTCGCGTTCGAAAAGGAAACGCTCGGCCTGTATGTGAGCAGTCACCCCCTGGCTCGACATAAGGACGTCCTGCGGCGCTTCACGACCGTGCATATCGCCGATCTGCCGCAACTCCGCGAGGGCCAGGAGGTTGTTGTGGGTGGAATCATTACCCTTGCCAAGCAACATATCACGTCACGCGGACAAAAAATGGCGTTCATTACCCTTGACACGCTCGAAGGACCGTGCGAGATTACCGTCTTTTCCGACACCTACGAACAATGCGCCGGACTGCTGGCGCCCGACATGGTCGTCATGATTCCGGCGCGCGTCAACTTTCGCAACAACACCGCCGGCCTGATTGCATCGGATGTGATTCGCATCGAGGATGCCGAGAAACGCCTTGCGCGCGTGGCGCACATCCGCCTGCGCACCGCAGGACTCGAAGAGTCGCTGATAGAACGCCTTGCGAAACTGCTGGGCGACATCCCCGGCCCCTGCGAGGTGCAACTGCATTGCATTAGGCCCGACCATAGCGAAGTCATCGTGGCGGCGAACGGGGTATGTCGCGTGGCCGCCACCCCGGCCCTGCGGAAAAAAGTCGAGGATCTGCTGGGCGAGAACACCCTCTGGTTCAGCGCATAG
- a CDS encoding polysaccharide lyase family protein, whose protein sequence is MVSLPELRRGVVVVFIMGLLLCPAFAHAGMIWKIGKADNSYAEFALAPGNYANYSADPVYVAGESTPEAHWPYVHPGPEDSWAGGQSHTFRVVFGLRDAPAAPAVLHIDLVDTHGANPPKIRVSVNGSESEFTLSAGGSADTIANAPHLGKECKLDIPVPAAVLKKGNNEVCITTVAGSWLLYDWLGLKTRGSVKMTAIEQTMFLGEAEGTPLCVESKGRLFQIIRQNVSVFGGEVTVQLAAKGGEPVEQTLAPGAHKVELLVPHVSAAADIEIEARTAAGVVGTRLAHVQPARLWQVYLLPHSHVDIGYTHVQSEVEQKQCDYFDMAMDLAEKTDHHPKGSRFRWNSEVMWAVDSYLRKAPPEKRAAFVEAVKKGWIGLDALYGNELTALCRPEELVELTGYARRMRETHGVPIEAAMISDVPGYTWGIVPVLAQSGIKYFSIGPNMGHRIGFTLSAWSDRPFYWVSPSGQEKVLCWVTGMAYSGFHGGGLGDGSRVLAQLARLENAGYPYDMAWFRYNIGGDNGPPDPRVADIVNDWNKRYAYPKLILATTREFFEAFERAYGDRLPSVSGDFTPYWEDGAASSAVETVLNRAAADRIVQASALFAMRAPQEYVPKDFQEAWRNVILYDEHTWGAHNSISEPLCDFVKQQWAVKQAFALDADKQSRALLDAAIRPRGAGAWLVYNTCSWPRTGLVTLSGEQCAAGDRVIGPGDAPTPSQRLSTGELAFLAKDVPPFGANKYRIVAGEAYHEQAAEAVENGLRTASFTLTVDDKTGALRSLVHAGIEGDLVDTEKMAGLNEYVYVAGRDPNAEGARRRVEAATVAVKEKGPLVASLLIESAAPGCDALSRKVRVIAGLDCVEIVNSLKKQDVYTQEAVHFAFPFRVPNPVVRMDTPWAVVRPEADQTAGACKNYFTVQRWVDVSNQQCGVTWTMPDTPLIEIGDITCDPTRVGWMEHVEPSATLYAYVMNNYWETNYKASQGGTAAFRYALRPHAFFDAAQAARWGVEDAQPLLAAPADASSPDVISSLLTVEPSGVQASLLKPADDGKDLIVRLYGASGRPEEARLLWHGTKKSKMWLSNLDEKKLEPLEGAVSVPPYGMVTVRIKAD, encoded by the coding sequence ATGGTTTCATTGCCGGAACTGAGACGAGGCGTTGTGGTCGTTTTTATCATGGGCTTGTTGTTGTGTCCGGCGTTCGCGCACGCCGGCATGATCTGGAAGATCGGCAAGGCGGACAATTCCTATGCCGAATTCGCGCTTGCGCCGGGCAATTATGCGAACTATTCGGCGGACCCGGTTTATGTGGCCGGGGAATCAACGCCGGAAGCGCATTGGCCGTACGTGCATCCGGGACCGGAGGACAGCTGGGCTGGAGGCCAGTCGCACACGTTCCGCGTCGTTTTCGGACTGCGGGACGCGCCCGCGGCGCCGGCTGTTCTGCATATTGACCTGGTGGACACGCACGGCGCCAATCCGCCGAAAATCCGCGTTTCCGTCAATGGTTCAGAGTCGGAATTCACGCTGTCGGCCGGTGGTTCGGCGGACACCATCGCGAATGCGCCGCATCTCGGCAAGGAATGCAAACTCGACATCCCCGTTCCGGCGGCCGTATTGAAAAAGGGAAACAATGAGGTGTGTATAACCACCGTGGCGGGCAGTTGGCTGCTCTATGACTGGCTAGGATTGAAAACAAGGGGATCCGTGAAGATGACGGCTATCGAGCAAACGATGTTTCTGGGCGAAGCGGAAGGAACGCCGCTGTGCGTCGAATCGAAGGGCAGACTGTTTCAAATCATCCGGCAAAACGTAAGCGTGTTCGGCGGCGAAGTGACGGTGCAACTGGCCGCCAAAGGCGGCGAACCTGTCGAACAGACCCTGGCGCCAGGCGCCCACAAGGTGGAACTGCTCGTGCCGCACGTGTCGGCCGCGGCCGATATCGAAATCGAGGCGCGGACCGCCGCGGGCGTCGTGGGCACGCGCCTCGCCCATGTGCAACCAGCCCGACTGTGGCAGGTCTACCTGCTGCCGCACTCGCACGTGGACATCGGCTACACGCATGTGCAATCGGAGGTCGAACAGAAACAGTGCGATTATTTCGATATGGCGATGGATCTCGCCGAAAAGACGGACCACCATCCGAAAGGCTCGCGGTTCCGGTGGAATTCGGAAGTCATGTGGGCGGTGGACAGTTACCTACGCAAGGCGCCGCCGGAAAAGCGCGCAGCTTTCGTGGAAGCCGTCAAGAAGGGCTGGATCGGCCTCGACGCGCTTTACGGCAATGAATTGACCGCGTTGTGCCGTCCGGAGGAACTCGTCGAATTGACGGGGTATGCGCGGCGAATGCGCGAGACCCACGGCGTGCCGATCGAAGCCGCGATGATCAGCGATGTGCCGGGTTACACGTGGGGTATCGTTCCCGTGCTCGCGCAGAGCGGGATCAAATACTTCTCGATCGGGCCGAACATGGGCCATCGCATTGGATTCACGCTGTCGGCATGGAGCGACCGGCCGTTCTACTGGGTGTCGCCGTCCGGACAGGAAAAGGTATTGTGCTGGGTGACGGGCATGGCGTATTCGGGATTCCACGGCGGCGGCCTCGGCGACGGATCGCGCGTATTGGCCCAACTCGCGCGCCTGGAAAACGCAGGCTACCCCTACGACATGGCATGGTTCCGGTACAACATCGGCGGCGACAACGGTCCGCCCGATCCGCGCGTGGCCGATATTGTCAACGACTGGAACAAACGGTATGCCTATCCAAAATTGATCCTCGCGACGACGCGCGAGTTTTTCGAGGCGTTCGAGCGCGCGTATGGCGACCGGCTGCCATCCGTTTCAGGCGATTTCACGCCGTACTGGGAAGACGGCGCGGCGTCGTCGGCGGTCGAGACGGTCTTGAACCGCGCGGCGGCCGATCGGATCGTACAGGCGTCGGCGCTGTTCGCGATGCGCGCGCCGCAGGAATATGTCCCGAAGGATTTTCAGGAGGCATGGCGCAATGTCATCCTGTACGACGAGCATACATGGGGCGCGCACAACTCGATCAGCGAACCGTTGTGCGATTTCGTAAAACAACAATGGGCGGTCAAACAGGCCTTTGCGCTCGATGCGGACAAGCAGTCGCGCGCATTGCTCGATGCCGCGATCAGGCCGCGGGGCGCGGGCGCGTGGCTCGTCTACAACACGTGTTCGTGGCCGCGCACCGGCTTGGTAACGCTGTCCGGCGAACAGTGCGCGGCGGGCGACCGGGTCATCGGTCCCGGCGACGCGCCCACGCCCTCGCAGCGGCTTTCGACCGGGGAACTTGCGTTTCTGGCAAAGGATGTGCCGCCGTTCGGCGCGAACAAATACCGGATTGTGGCGGGCGAGGCCTATCATGAACAGGCTGCGGAAGCCGTCGAAAACGGCCTGCGCACCGCCTCGTTCACGTTGACGGTTGACGACAAGACCGGCGCGCTTCGCAGTCTCGTCCACGCGGGCATTGAAGGCGATCTCGTGGACACCGAAAAAATGGCCGGCCTGAACGAGTACGTGTACGTCGCGGGCCGCGATCCGAATGCCGAAGGCGCGCGCCGGCGCGTCGAGGCCGCGACGGTCGCCGTGAAGGAAAAGGGACCGCTCGTCGCGTCGTTGCTGATCGAATCCGCCGCGCCGGGCTGCGACGCCCTTTCGCGCAAAGTGCGCGTTATCGCCGGACTCGATTGCGTCGAAATAGTGAACTCGCTCAAGAAGCAGGACGTCTACACGCAGGAGGCGGTCCATTTCGCGTTTCCGTTCCGCGTACCGAATCCGGTTGTCCGCATGGATACGCCGTGGGCGGTCGTGCGGCCCGAAGCCGATCAGACCGCGGGCGCATGCAAGAACTATTTCACCGTGCAGCGGTGGGTGGACGTGTCGAACCAACAATGCGGCGTCACGTGGACCATGCCCGATACACCGCTTATCGAAATCGGCGACATCACGTGCGATCCGACGCGGGTCGGCTGGATGGAGCACGTGGAACCGTCGGCCACGCTCTATGCGTACGTGATGAACAATTACTGGGAGACGAACTACAAGGCCAGCCAGGGCGGAACCGCCGCATTCCGCTATGCCCTGCGCCCGCACGCGTTCTTCGATGCCGCCCAGGCCGCGCGATGGGGCGTCGAAGATGCGCAACCCTTGCTAGCCGCGCCCGCGGATGCGTCCTCGCCGGACGTTATATCGAGTCTGCTTACCGTCGAACCTTCGGGTGTCCAGGCCAGTCTGCTGAAACCGGCGGACGACGGCAAGGATCTGATTGTGCGTCTCTACGGCGCATCGGGCCGGCCCGAAGAAGCCCGGCTGCTTTGGCATGGGACAAAAAAATCCAAGATGTGGTTGAGCAATCTTGATGAAAAGAAACTTGAACCCTTGGAGGGCGCCGTGTCCGTGCCGCCGTACGGCATGGTTACCGTGCGCATCAAAGCGGATTGA